From a region of the Sminthopsis crassicaudata isolate SCR6 chromosome 6, ASM4859323v1, whole genome shotgun sequence genome:
- the FABP2 gene encoding fatty acid-binding protein, intestinal isoform X1: protein MSLPHKESLTGCRSKELSFESCHVFDFIGINMVKRKLAAHDNLKITITQTGNKMTVHESSTFRTVDIEFEFGVNFSYSLADGTELHGSWNLEGNKLVGRFKRVDNGNELNAVREIVGDELIQTYTYQGVEAKRIFKRA, encoded by the exons ATGTCCTTACCTCACAAGGAAAGTCTGACAGGATGCAGATCTAAGGAACTTTCATTTGAAAGCTGTCATGTTTTTGATTTCATAGGCATCAACATGGTCAAAAGAAAGCTTGCAGCCCATGACAACTTGAAGATAACAATTACCCAAACAGGAAATAAGATGACTGTCCATGAATCCAGCACATTCCGAACTGTAGATATAGAGTTTGAGTTTGGAGTCAACTTTTCATACAGCTTGGCTGATGGAACAGAACTCCAT GGATCTTGGAACTTGGAAGGAAACAAGCTTGTTGGCAGATTCAAACGTGTGGATAATGGAAATGAACTGAACGCTGTCAGAGAAATTGTTGGGGATGAACTAATCCAG ACCTATACATACCAAGGTGTGGAAGCCAAGAGAATCTTCAAAAGAGCTTGA
- the FABP2 gene encoding fatty acid-binding protein, intestinal isoform X2: MAFDGTWKVDRNENYDQFMEKMGINMVKRKLAAHDNLKITITQTGNKMTVHESSTFRTVDIEFEFGVNFSYSLADGTELHGSWNLEGNKLVGRFKRVDNGNELNAVREIVGDELIQTYTYQGVEAKRIFKRA; this comes from the exons ATGGCATTTGATGGGACTTGGAAGGTGGACCGCAATGAGAACTATGACCAGTTCATGGAAAAAATGG GCATCAACATGGTCAAAAGAAAGCTTGCAGCCCATGACAACTTGAAGATAACAATTACCCAAACAGGAAATAAGATGACTGTCCATGAATCCAGCACATTCCGAACTGTAGATATAGAGTTTGAGTTTGGAGTCAACTTTTCATACAGCTTGGCTGATGGAACAGAACTCCAT GGATCTTGGAACTTGGAAGGAAACAAGCTTGTTGGCAGATTCAAACGTGTGGATAATGGAAATGAACTGAACGCTGTCAGAGAAATTGTTGGGGATGAACTAATCCAG ACCTATACATACCAAGGTGTGGAAGCCAAGAGAATCTTCAAAAGAGCTTGA
- the ARLN gene encoding sarcoplasmic/endoplasmic reticulum calcium ATPase regulator ARLN yields MAAAAATPGLGSDSERAGEPGLRSRAVGGGGGPKEEEREPSCPRQELTKHSYWFDLWLFLLFDLVLFVFVYLLP; encoded by the coding sequence atggcggcggcggcggcgaccCCTGGCCTAGGCTCGGACTCGGAAAGAGCTGGTGAGCCCGGACTCCGGTCACGGGCCGTAGGCGGCGGCGGCGGTCCTAAGGAGGAAGAGCGGGAGCCCTCGTGCCCGCGGCAGGAGCTCACGAAACATTCGTACTGGTTCGACCTTTGGCTCTTCCTGCTCTTCGACCTGGTGTTGTTCGTGTTCGTCTACCTGCTTCCCTG